In Myxococcales bacterium, the DNA window TTCAGCTCGATGCCACCCGAGAACCCGCCGAGCGAGCCGTCGGCCGCGACGACCCGATGGCAGGGCACCAGGATCGGCAGCGGGTTCTTTGCCATCGCGGCGCCGACGGCGCGGGCGGCACCTGGGCTACCGACAACCTGGGCAAGCGCGCCATACGTGGTGAGCTGTCCAAAACGAACGCGCGCCAGGCGTTCGAGCACCCGCCGCTGAAATCCGCTGACCAAACGCCAGTCGAGCGGCACGCCAAACGTCGTGCGCCGGCCGCGGAAGTACTCTCCGAGCTCGGTCGTGGCCCGCAAGCGCGAACGCCTCTCGAGGAGCACGACGCGGCGCAGGTCTCGGCCTAGCCGCGAAGCCAGAGTTGTTGCGCTCGCGGCGCCGAAGTCGACGGCGACGACGCCACGCTCCCCTTCCACCACCGTGAGTGGTCCGACCGGCGAGTCTACGACCGCGTAGCGGAATACCTCTTCACGTCGGGCCATGCCCGAACTTGTCTCCGCGACGGGCAGCGACGTCAATCCTCGGCAGGAGTCTTCGGCTCGCTGTGGCCCAGGTCCATGTCCGGCGCGATGCGGTCGCGAATGAGTTGCTTCAGCTGCTTCGGCTCCGGGAAA includes these proteins:
- a CDS encoding methylated-DNA--[protein]-cysteine S-methyltransferase, which codes for MARREEVFRYAVVDSPVGPLTVVEGERGVVAVDFGAASATTLASRLGRDLRRVVLLERRSRLRATTELGEYFRGRRTTFGVPLDWRLVSGFQRRVLERLARVRFGQLTTYGALAQVVGSPGAARAVGAAMAKNPLPILVPCHRVVAADGSLGGFSGGIELKRRLHQHEGLGKLSGGWSTKSERQRNGAGRVGRSGSNLASSA